A region of the Bryobacteraceae bacterium genome:
CTCGGAGCGGTCCAGCCACGCCGCGCCGGCCGCACCCATCACCGGTGCGATCACGCGCCCGGTGACCGGATGGCGGCGCACGTCGGCGGCGCAGGCCGCGGCGGCGGCCAATAGAATGAACGCGAATTGCATCAAGCGGCGGCTTGCGATATGTTGCACACTATTACTGACTCGGAGGCAAGACAAATGATGCCAGTTTTCCGACCCGTCCGGCCCGCCGCCGGCGCGCTCCTGATGGTCCTGCTGGCCGCGTCCAGCTGCGGCGGCCGGAAGCAGGACGTGGTGCACCCGGTCGGCACGCCCGTCGTGGTTGGCGATCTGAGCTACACGGTGTACAGCACCGAGTGGCGAGATGATCTGCAAACCGACCTGGGGCCGCGCAAGCCGCAGCATCGCTTTCTGCTCGTCTCGGTGAGCATCACGAACAACGGGCCGGAAGAGCACACGGCGCCACTGCTCGCGGTGATTGACAAGGACGGCCGGGAGACGATGGAGCTCGACAAGGGCGATGGCGTGCCGGAATGGCTCGGCCTGCTGCGCCGCGTCGGCAGCACACAGACCGTAACGGGCGCCCTGCTGTTCGATGTGCCTCCCGGCGACTACCGGCTGCGGGTGTCAAGCGGCGGAGACGTGGAAAAAGAGAAAACAGCGCTCATCTCCCTGCCCTACCGCGTGGAAGCGCCGGGCGCGCGTCCACAAGTGGAGCCGCAGATGCCCCCGTCGCAATAACGGAGCACAATGGAAGCGTGGGCTGGATCTGGCTGCTTGCGCTATTGTGGGCGCCGTCCTGGCAGGGCCAGCCGCAAACTTCGCGGCTGACCATTACGGGGGTGACGCTCCACTACCGGCAGGAGGACGGCCCGCCCATCCGGCCGGACTACGAATACTACGCCGGCGAGCTGCTGTATCTCAGCTTCCGCATCTCCGGCTTCCGCGTGGTGAAAGACCGCGTGGATCTGCGCTGGTCTCTTTATGCCACCGATCCCGACGGCCGCCTGCTGGAGCCGCCCGCCAACGGCGCCATCCAGGAGGAGCTGACCTACGAAGACCGCAACTGGCTGCCGCGCGTGCAGTATACGCTGGCGCTGCCCGGGCAGCTACCGCCGGGCGAATACCGTCTGCGGATTCGCGTGGCCGACGAGCTGGCGCAGACAAGCGCCGAACAGGACGTGCCGTTCCGCGTCGGCGGCAAGCCGTTCCCGCAGGTGAAAGAGCTCAGCGTGCTCAACCTCGGTTTTTATGCCGACGAAGCCCAGCGCGAGCCCATGTCCGATCCCGTTTACCGGCCCGGCCAGATGCTGGTGGCGCGCTTCCAGGTGGCCGGATTCGCGCAAGGCGAGAAGAACCGCTTCTCGGTCGGCTACGGGCTGCGGATTCTCGGCGCCTCTGGCAAGGAGCTGTTCGCGCAGGAAGAGGCCGCCAGCGATGAAGGCGAGCCGTTCTATCCGCGGCGGCTGCTGAACGGGCTGCTCACGCTCAGCATTACCGAAGGCGTGCAGGCCGGCGAGTACACGCTGGCCGTGACCGTGCGGGACCGCGTCGGCGGCCAGACCGCCGAGGCGCAGGCGCGCTTCCGCGTGGAAAAGTAAAGACGCAGCCGCGGCCGCTGAGTCCGAGTGAGACGAAAGGCCCCGGCCGGCCACTTATCTGCTGGAGGCCGCCGCGCCGGATGGCCCTGTTCCGCACACTGAGCGCCGCGCTTGTCGGCATTGAAGCACGTCCCGTGGACGTCGAAGTGGACGTTTACCCCGGCGGAACGGAGCGGGACTTTATCGTCGTCGGCATGCCGGATACTGCGGTGAAAGAGAGCCGGCAGCGGATCCGTTCGGCCATTTCGAACAGCGGCTTCCCGAATCCCAGCCAGACGGTGACCGTCAATCTGGCCCCGGCCAGCGTGCGCAAGGAGGGTGCCGGTTTCGACCTGCCCATTGCAGTGGCGATCCTCGGCGCCATGGGCCGGGTGCCGGCGCGGCACGACCAGCTGATCGTGGGAGAGCTGTCGCTGGACGGCAGTGTCCGTCCGGTGCGCGGCGTGTTGCCCGTGGCCGCCTGCGCGCGCGAACAAGGCGCACGGGCCGTGGTCGTGCCCAGGGAAAATGCCGCCGAGGCGGCGGTGGTGGAGGGGTTGCAGGTCTACGGCGTAACTCACCTGAACGAAGTTGTCGGGCTGCTGACCAATCCGGAACGGTTCCAGCCGGACCTGCCTGCGGCGGCCGCCGAGCCCTGGCAGGCCGAAGACGATCTGGACTTTCGCGACGTGCGCGGCCAGACCACCGCCAAGCGGGCGCTGGAGGTGGCGGCCGCCGGCGGTCACAACGTGCTGCTGATCGGGCCGCCGGGTTCGGGCAAGACGATGCTGGCGCGGCGGCTGGCGGGGATCCTGCCGCCGCTGACGCTGGAAGAGGCGCTGGAGGCCACGCGAATCCACAGCGTTGCGGGCGTGCTGCCGGGAGGGCAGGGGCTGTTGCGCCGCCGGCCGTTCCGCGCGCCCCATCACACCATCTCCGACGCCGCGCTGGTCGGCGGCGGCATGGGCATGCCGCGGCCGGGCGAAGTAAGCCTGGCCCACCACGGCGTGCTGTTCCTCGACGAGCTGCCGGAATTTCCGCGAAATGTTCTGGAGCTGCTGCGCCAGCCGCTGGAAGAGCGCGCTGTCGTGATCGCACGCTCGCAGATGACGCTGCGCTTTCCGGCTTCGTTCACGCTGGTGGCGGCGATGAATCCCTGCCGCTGTGGGTATTTCGGCGACCCGACGCGCGAGTGCCGCTGCACGGGCGCCCAGATCCAGCAGTACCTGGGCCGGATCAGCGGGCCGCTGCTCGACCGGATCGACCTCCACATCGAAGTGCCCGCCGTGCCCTTCCAGGAGCTGCGCACGCGCAACGGCGGCACGAGCTCGGCCGAGATGCGCGAGCGCGTGCTGGCGGCGCGGGCGCGGCAGCGGGCGCGCGGCTTCGTCAACGCCGGGATCCCGCCAGGCCGCCTGCGCGAGCTCTGCCCGCTGGACGCGGCCGGCGAGCGGACGCTCGAACAGGCGGTCAAGCGCATGGCGCTGTCCGCGCGGGCGCATGACCGCATTCTCAAAGTCGCGCGCACCATCGCCGACCTGGCGGGCGTCGAACAGATCCAGGCTAAACACGTGGCCGAAGCCGTGCAATACCGGAGCCTTGACCGCAGCTATTGGAGCTGAGGCACTTCAGCACCGCGGCGGTCATCGGGGATCCGCCGGCTGGTCATGCTCTGTCCGGTCGTCGCGGCGATCCCCCTCGAGATCCGGCGGCACTTCGCTCCGCGTCTGGCCGGACTCGGCCGCCTTCAGCAGGTGATACAGGAGGCGATTCTTCGGCAGATGCTCTTCCACCCAGTCCACGCCGGCGGCGGTGATGACAAAGTCGCTGCTGCCGTCCTGGCGCACCAGATCCTTCTCTTTCAGGTACCAGAGCGTGAACAGTAGGTGTTCGCGCGGGAAGGTCATCGTCTGCTCAAGCTCGAGCACGGAGACACCCGGCTTGTCCGGATCGGTGCGGCGGCGGTTGTACAGCAGGCAGAGGATGCCCATGCGGCGGTTGGCCTCTCCATCGATGCCGACGGCGAATTCTTTCAGGCCGAAGACGCCGATCGGCTGCATGCGCATAATGGCAAGCTCGGCATCGTACTCGGCGCGCCGTTTCGGGTCGCCCAGCACCTGGTAGGCCTTGTTGAGAAGCTGGAATTTCTCCGCGTCACCGGTGTGGGGGTTATCGGGGTGGAAGCGGGCGGCAAGAATGCGGTAGACGCGAGTGATGGTCTCCTGCTCGGCGTTCGGGCTGATCTGAAGCAGCTCGTAATAGTCGATGAAGTGGCTGGCCTCCATGGCGGTTTCCTCCTGGTGTGGCGGGCGCTTGCCCTTATGATGGGACAGGAGCACCCAGACTGTGGTCGAGCTGATTCCTCCGCCCCTGCATCCTCTCCTCCAGTTTCTCCTGATCGGCCTCGTTCTGCCGGCCGCCTGGTTCGATTGCCGCTCCCGGCGCATACCGAACTGGCTTTGCGTGGCGGGGTTCGGCGCGGGGCTCGCTGCGAACGCGGCCGTGGGCGGATGGCCGGGGCTGAAAACGGCCCTGCTCGGCTTCGCCGCGGCGTTCGGGCTTTACTTCGTGCTCTACCTGCTGCACGCGATGGGCGCCGGCGACGTAAAGCTGATGGGCGCGGCGGGCGCCATCGCGGGTCTGCACACCTGGCTGCTGATCTTCGCGGCCACGTCGATCTTCGGCATGATCGCCGCCATCGGCCTCGCCCTCGCCAAGGGACGGCTTGGCTCCACGTTATGGAACGTGTTTTATTTGCTCCGAGAGCTCGCCTCCTTCCGCGCGCCGTGGGTGCGCCACGAGCATCTGGACGTGAAGAACCCGCAGACACTCCGCCTGCCGCACGGGGTCTCGATTGCCGCCGGGACCGCCGCCATCCTGCTGCTCGTTTGGTGGAAAGCGGCGGCCCGGGCCGGTTGAGGCAGGGTTACTTCTGCTGTTTGAACTCCCGCAGTTTCCGCGCACGACGGCGGCGGAGATACAGAACGAGGCAGATGAGGGCGCCAATACCGGTCGCAATGGGAAGCCAGTTCTGATCCATAAGGTGCACTCCTTCAGATGAAATCCTCCACCATTACCCGCCCGGCTGTCCACTCAAAGCCGGGATGAGTTGCCGATAAATCTGGAGGATGGCCGGCCCGCCGGCGACAATCATGATGGCCGGCAGGATGGTGAAAAAGATGACGACCGTGAGCTTCGGCCCCAGCTTGTTGGCCTTTTCCTCGGCAAGCTGGCGCCGCCGCACGCGCATGAATTCGGCGTGTGTGCGGAGCGCCTCGGCCACGCTCGTTCCAAATCGGTCCGTCTGAACAAGGACCGCCACCAGCTTGCGCAGTTCCGGCTCCATGGTCCGCTCGGCCATATTTCGCAGCGCGTCGGCGCGCTTGACGCCCGCGCGGGTCTCCAGGGAGACGAGCTGGAGCTCGCGGCAGAGCTCGGGATGCGTGAATTTCAGCTCTTCGCTCACCTTCATGATCGCCTGGTCCAGGCCGAGGCCCGCCTCGACGGCCACCACCATCAGGTCCAGCGCGTCCGGCAGCGCCAGCCGCAGCTTCTCCTGATACCGCTCGCCCAGAACGTCCAGGGCAAGGTTGGTGAGCATGTGGCCCAGCACCGCCGCCAGCAGCACAATGCCGGCCTTCAGCACCAGCGGCAGGTTGATCACCGGCGCCAGGCTCCACGCCACGAGCGCCGCGGCGACCGTCACCAGCGTGCGGATGCCGAGAAACACCGGCAGCGCCGCGTCCGAACGGTAGCCGGCCACCATGAGCTGCCGCCGCAGCAGCGAGGCCGACATCGGATCCTGCGGCATCTTCTCGCCGACCCATTGCAGGAACTGCCGCACCCGGAACGGCTGCTCCGCCGCCCGGCGCTCGCCCGTAATGACGCCGGACACCGGCGCCGCCAACTGTTCATACGCCTCGCCGGGCTTCACATAGCTCCGGTATCCGTACCAGACGATGGCCGACGCGAGCGCGAGAAAAAAGGCGGCAGAAATGGCGATCAGCATGGGTCAGAACCTGAAATTGATCATTTTCCTCATCAGGAAATATCCCGTCACCTGTCCGGTCAGGGCGCCCAACAGCAGCCACGGGCCGGCCGGGTCTCTGGCGAGAATGCCGATATAATCCGGCGACTGGAGCTGGAGGCTGATGAACACGAACAGCGGGATCAGCGACAGAATGATGGCGGTGACCCGCGCCGAGGCCGTCGCCGCCATCACGTGGCCTTTCAGGCGGAACCGCTCGCGCACGGTGTGCGCCAGCCGTTCCAGAATTTCGCTCAGATTTCCACCGGCTTCCCGCTGTAAAAGCACCGCCGAAACGAAGAACTTTACGTCCACAAGCGGCACTCTTTCAGCCAGCCCGTGCAGGGAATTCTCGAGGGGCATGCCGAGGTTCTGCTCCTGAAAAACCCGGCGGAATTCCGAGCTCAGCGGCTCCGGAGACTCGTTGGCCAGCATTTCCAGGCTGGCCGAAAAGGCGTGCCCGGCGCGCAGCGACCGGGCGATGAAGTCCAGCGCCTCCGGGAACTGTTCCTCGAACTGCCGCA
Encoded here:
- the comM gene encoding ATP-dependent protease, producing the protein MALFRTLSAALVGIEARPVDVEVDVYPGGTERDFIVVGMPDTAVKESRQRIRSAISNSGFPNPSQTVTVNLAPASVRKEGAGFDLPIAVAILGAMGRVPARHDQLIVGELSLDGSVRPVRGVLPVAACAREQGARAVVVPRENAAEAAVVEGLQVYGVTHLNEVVGLLTNPERFQPDLPAAAAEPWQAEDDLDFRDVRGQTTAKRALEVAAAGGHNVLLIGPPGSGKTMLARRLAGILPPLTLEEALEATRIHSVAGVLPGGQGLLRRRPFRAPHHTISDAALVGGGMGMPRPGEVSLAHHGVLFLDELPEFPRNVLELLRQPLEERAVVIARSQMTLRFPASFTLVAAMNPCRCGYFGDPTRECRCTGAQIQQYLGRISGPLLDRIDLHIEVPAVPFQELRTRNGGTSSAEMRERVLAARARQRARGFVNAGIPPGRLRELCPLDAAGERTLEQAVKRMALSARAHDRILKVARTIADLAGVEQIQAKHVAEAVQYRSLDRSYWS
- a CDS encoding molecular chaperone DnaJ, translated to MEASHFIDYYELLQISPNAEQETITRVYRILAARFHPDNPHTGDAEKFQLLNKAYQVLGDPKRRAEYDAELAIMRMQPIGVFGLKEFAVGIDGEANRRMGILCLLYNRRRTDPDKPGVSVLELEQTMTFPREHLLFTLWYLKEKDLVRQDGSSDFVITAAGVDWVEEHLPKNRLLYHLLKAAESGQTRSEVPPDLEGDRRDDRTEHDQPADPR
- a CDS encoding type 4 prepilin peptidase 1, translated to MVELIPPPLHPLLQFLLIGLVLPAAWFDCRSRRIPNWLCVAGFGAGLAANAAVGGWPGLKTALLGFAAAFGLYFVLYLLHAMGAGDVKLMGAAGAIAGLHTWLLIFAATSIFGMIAAIGLALAKGRLGSTLWNVFYLLRELASFRAPWVRHEHLDVKNPQTLRLPHGVSIAAGTAAILLLVWWKAAARAG